AACACTGTATATAATCTTTTTACACACTTGCATGCATGCTACGACACATGTATGTTTCACTAGAATGGCGCCATTTTATGGCAATGTGATATCCTATAATATTACCAAAAAGGCTTATCATTATAGGCAATACTATTTGATAAGTATCAATTCAATGAACAAAACGGTCCAATAATATATCCACGTGTAAAAATAAGAAGCGTTACAACTTAACAATCAAGTTTCaaattgtttttgataggtTCAAAGATGAAGTAAAACTTCCTCGAAAGGTCACTCGTATTTTAGGTAtcgcatatttatatggatatGTAAGAATATGAGCCATCTTAATTCTATTTTTAAGGAAAACTAGAGATTTTACCGCGCTACGCGTGGTTTGTTTGTctataaacattatataatattaatgttaaatataacttaaaccttagaatttaaaaaattatttaaaaaaaaatatattatatcatttatttgtttcgaaatattttatttgtttgaaatatcattaatttatgttaaaatattaaatatttctatTAATCTTTTAGTAATCATGTTTAAATctttcttaaattataatactatatacatttaataaataaaaatgttttctattatttatgtatattctatattttttatagatcatctgattgattataaattattttttgaaatataggTAAATAAcctttatttcatataaatatataattttataaatgtgtaataatttttaatacttaaatctgtaaattttgatgaccaataaataatttagtaattCTTTAAGTTTTGAAgccataatttattttcaataaacttttttggtatttattttttttgtaaataatcaTTTGTTGTAAAAATGTGAAATATGTAGTAGATTTCGGTATGAACGATTCCATATTTAGTTACCACATAAAGTACTATGGATAGATTGCATTACACATATGCAGATATATTAGTCATtggtaaatttaaaaaaattctagcCTTGGAATATTGTTTGTATGTTACAGTAGAAACTTATTTCCACTATTCTTAAGCTTGCGAAGGTGTTGGAATAGGGAGAagtaatttagaaattttttaaaagttaaaaaattctCAATGCATTAATTGGTGATGTTCTAACCTAAATTCTTATAAATAACGTGGAAAAATCTAATGGTATATTGATAGATTGAAggtaacaattaaaaaaatgtaaatgcgACAAGAATTAAAAGCAGCTCTAAACAACTTATTAAATTCATAAATGTTTATCTtataattttgtgattaaaCCATATTTAAgcttatttctattttatattaacatatatgttttttaataatgtcAACACTTTTAAAGTTTACtatatttattcttttattttatgttattttaatttaacttttaatCCGGAATAATTTTTATACCAATTtcatctaattttatttttcttgtttatttgtTATTAAATGAAACGTTCTATTTTAGGTGCTTGTTATTTGTTATTATACGCTTAATTTTAGGCGCTTGTTGGTTCTCTTTATTATACGCTTAATTTTAGGCGCTTGTTGGTTCTCTTTTTTTCTAGGCTGTATCTACTTAGTTGTAAGACTACAATTTTGAAGATTAATTCCTTATATGAAATGTATTTGACCTAAGATATCTTGATATATTTTCCAATagaattattaataaatatttgataacctTATATTTTGAGCAAATTAAGGAAGTTACTTGGTAGATTTGTTTTTGGTATTATATATAGACGTAGtagttcattatttttttatccatAAAGTGTAATAAGGTATTTTCAGCAATTGTTTTGGATGATAATATTTCCATTATTTGGTAATCTAAATGATGTATATGCTGTGTTATCTTAAAATTTCGGTTATTTAAATGCACCACTaacttcaaaatttttatatttctcttttctttGCAATGAAACCAAAGAccaaagaaaaataacaaactGTTTGCAAATACTAAACCAAAGCAAAGTTTTAAATAACGTTAAAATCATAGTCTTGACTCAAACTGAAAAAAAGGACCACTCAGCATGTATGAAGTGAGTGGCGTAAGATCTAGTTGCCATGTTTAGGACGCTTAGTCTCCTGTGATTCATCCCTTTTACTGCTACTTTCATTCCCATCATCAGCATTGATTCCAGACCCAGCAACGACACTTGCAGTAGCCAAAGCAACTTCATCTTCCGCATCAAGTGGGATTTCAGTTTGAGTTGGCACTGGTGGCAGAATCTCTGGTGAGACAACCTTAGTAACAGTTATAGCCTGAATCTTGCCGCTGAAGTTGAGGTTAGACACCTTGACCCTGAACTTATGAGTTTGTCCAATGGTGTCAATTAAAGCTTGGGGGGCAGGCATCTGATGGCCAGCACCAAGTTCTTGATTAGCCTAAAAATTCAAGAGGAATAAAGTGATTTCTAATGAAGTGGGAGAGGGCTTGAGTTTATGGCTACGTACCTCAAAGTAGTTGTCAACCAATTATGCCGCTTGCTTCCCTGTCAACTCAGTTCCTGCATCACCAAGTAGGACGAAAACAGCCTGGTCATTATTGTCGTAGACAGAGATCTTTGCGAGATACCTGTGAATAAAAGTGaacaaaaatcaaattctaGAAATATGAAGCATGAAATTGTGAGGTTAGAATGCATACCGCTACACAACACCAGAAACGTTAGTGTTGCCACAATTGGCGCACATCAACGAAAGCcttgttcgtttggttgccgcaggtttcggcgtcagcggcagcgtcagcgtCAGCGGCGTCAATGAGgacagttgttgttcgtttcgcagacgctgacgctgccgctgacgctgccgctgctgacgctgccgctgacgctgccgctgacgctgccgctgacgctgccgctgacgctgccgctgacGCTGCCGCATACTATATCGCGACCGCAGGTTTTATCGGCGTCAGCCGCAGGACGCGGCGTTCGGACGCGGCGTCAGACGCAGCTTCCTGCGTCAACGAAACGAACAAGAGTTGACGCAGAatgttgacgctgccgctgccgccggtacctgcggcaaccaaacgaacagccctGAAGAAGGACCTCTGGTGGCCTTAGTTTGACAACCGCTGCAGGCAATATAGTACCATGCACTGTCACGCTCAACATCATCAATTGTGGCTATGCAGTTGAAAGAAGCTTCCTGCAATAGGTTTAAAGATAGTGAATGACATGGATATGCTTCGTTTCTTACAGAGGTATCTTAACATTCTGTTTACCTTGGCATATTCCTGCTTGATGTAAGCAAAGATCTGCCCAATTGTCATTGTCTCAACCCTAGTAACCTCATCTGCATTAACCCGATTCTCAATCTCTGGGTTAGAAGTCAACCTGAGACAatttacaaaacataattattaaagCTCACTCAAGAGAGACTGAAAAGAAAACTACTTGGAATTGACAAACATATCACTTTTCTCTCTACAACTACTAACCAGTTGAAGTAATCAATCGTGGGCTGGATATCTTTGTCTATGAAGACACGTGAGGATGACATCGAACTGAGAGCTAAATTACCTGTTTTGGTTGCCGCATTAAAACAGACACGTTAATGACACTGTTTCATGAATGGCTGAAACTTCAAAGAGAGAAGATGACCACATATATCTTGAACCGCAACATAACTCAACGCAAGACAGGAACCTAAACTTATGAGATATGAGCAACCAAACGCAACTTAATTCTTTTCTGAAACTATCAAGCATTAACATAGAGGTTGCGTGATGAGCAATCTAAATGAACATTAGACATTAATATGAACCTTATGAGATTTGGGTAATGAAAGTGTAATTTACAAAGGATGAATCATAACCCTGAGATCATTGACCCAGTCTATTTCGAGTAAGAGTTAATGAGGCAAAACAGGAAACGTTTGTATTTGCAGTGGGTGGGTTATGACATGGGAAAAACTGATTACCTGCTATAGTTTTTGGGTTCATAGTGTGACCAAAAGAATAGTGGGAGTGTCTTCACTGGATGTGAAtttcttgtaaaaatcttttgcAGCCTGGTCCCAAAGGTACAGCTTCATAACGGGTCCActgcaaaaaattatttaaaacagcTTAAGTGTTATCAAGATGTCCTAGAGAGTAAGCTTTACAGAACGTGAGATTGTGATCATAATAACAATAAACACGTACTCTTTTGTCTGCAAATGTACCAAAACATGACGCATGCTGATTATTTCGGCCTCATCAAGGACGGGGCGGTCAATGAGAGACTGTCCATTCACCAGCCTCAAGTGGCCAACGACATCTACAACATTGTTCTTGAAGATTAGTAGAGATATCTAAATACAACACAGATTTTTAAAATCACATAGATTACCGTAGAGGTCGCCCCTGAGTCCACGGTTAGCTTGGAATCCTCATGTGTGTGGAACCTGAACCTGTCTGCGGGGAAAGATACATAGATGGGGATTTCATCGTCGTCAAGGGGAGCGAGAACAGAGCCGTTGGagaatgaaattgttaaactcTAATCAGCAACGCGATAAATCTCCTTGCTTCTGGTGGCAAAAAAAATCTGAAGAGTGTAAGTAGCTCCTGCTTTGAGATGAGGCCGGTATGTTTCAGCACGATTAGAGGATATGAAACCTTGCATCACAGTCCCCTGCAGGAGTTGGAATAATTCAGGTTTAATGATGTTGATTTAGAATACAGTGGAATGAAAGTTGGGGATTAGAACTCATACCTGTTCATCAATGAGTATGAGCTCTAAGCCAAGAAAGGCCCCAGCTTTGGCTATGTTTCTTGCCTCCCCAAAATGGATTAGCTGGAATCGAAGCTGTGACTCAGATCGTCCTGGTGAGATGTCGTTGAAATACATGGCGACATGAGCTTTTCAGGTGGTAAGGTGAGACTTTGCGGTGGTTTTCATCGCCATGGGTGTAGTTTTTACAAATTAGGTTTTTTGATTTAGGATGAATTTAGGTTAAGAGACAGAGATTTGAATAAGAGAAGTATCAAGGGGAGATGGATCACATAATTGAAGAATAGCTTTAACAGCGTCATTGATTGTGAAGGTAACGGGGAAAGATCAGACGTTTGGAGAAAATGAAGTGGAAGAGtctcgggggggggggggggcgggtGGAGAGACTATCGACTCCGGAAGACGCAGATTTGGCATCGATGGGCCTAATGATATTCTGAAAAAAGCCCAAAATAAATCCCAATAGAGCCCATACGAAAGTGTGAAAATAGTCCATATGAAGCCATCATGACTTGTCAAAAAAGAGTGCTCTGATTGGATGATTTTCCTAGGTGATGTGGACAGCTTCAATCTCTCCCTCGGTCCCTTTTATATATTGGGATTGGTAAGATTATAAAGATTTGGTTTTGATGCCCACCGTTAGTCGTTTGGTCAGCTTGGTTATTGTGGAGAGCTGGGCAACATggttttataacttgatgctacgatttatattttgaactttttagttttagtagGGCGAATATTCACAATTTGGAACGAGCATGAAGAAATTCTCTATACTTCTTTATCTTCACAAAGTCTAAAATTTCGGATAACCAAAAATATTGCAGGCCAAATGAATCATAAAATTAGATGTTCTGTGGCGAATACAAAATTTTAGGATTATGCTATGTGCCAACACTTTATGCCAAGTGgctcaaatctataactaacgCTGGCATTtacatttattaatattttgaagtgaTAGAAAAGTATATAACTTGTGATTGGTATAAAGAGGTATGGTATAAATATGCTACGACGAAGTACCTTTTTATATTGTGGACTGCAATGAAAAAAAGGTTTGCAACAGGAGATCGCATGAGGCATTGTAGTGGGTCTGTGGACAGCTCTTGTGTCTTATGTAATGAACCATTGGAAACAATGGAGCATCTGTTCTTTGAATGTGTATACACTGCTCAGATTTGGAAGAAGTTGATGGAAGGAGTGTTGCAAAATGAGTACACTAACCAATGGAGGAGATTAATGAGAATAATGAGGGTTCTGCAGACAAGTAAATTAAGTGAAGTCTTTCATTATCAAATACGTCTTTCAGCTCACAGTTCATACAGtatggagagagagaaataGGAGAAGACATGGAGAAGGGCCTTCCCCTGCTGATCTATTGACAAAACTGATTGATAAAGGCATGAGAAATAAGCTCACACTCattcagagaagagaagatAAAGACTTTGGAGGTGGAATGACTTATTGGTTTGGTACAAGAGTCTAGAAAATCTATAtcttttagttttgattttgagtTGGAGTTTTTTAATTTGAGATGAGATAGGAAGAAAGTTATTTTCTACAGAGTATCACTCGATGTaacaaagtttttttcttttgaattaaatttaacattcaattcaaaaaaaaagagttattcATTACCGTTCGTTAGCCTTTATCTGACTAGCATAATTCTTATAtacaaatgaaaatatttgtttgttgtttcaaacattatatataaacgaTTCACCATACAACCAAAATGTGAACGTACGGCTTCAAAACTCCACCAAAGGCTCGGACATATCGGCGAGAAAACTAGGTAAGATAGCAAAGCAAGAGAAAACTAAGGTGAGGAGGAAGAGAACCTCTGGTATACACTGAAACAAGCCGGAAAACTAGGGAAATTCTcttaaattgatattttttaagtttatgtcacaaaatatacctcaaaaaaaacaaaatgaccaaaatagattttttatttttgaaattttaatattttttttagttttaaaatttgaaatcataccTCCAAAACcacaccccttaactctaatccataaaccctaaataataaatcataaatcctaaatcctaaatcctaaattctaaattataaacccaaaaatacaccccttaataaaatattttggtcatatATTTAagatctatatttgtgataaaaacttttttatatctatcttagaaaatttTTCGGAAAACTATTGAGTTGTTTTTCTATCGGGTTTTGGAACAACAAAAAGATtacttgattttaattataaataaaacgGTCATTAAAAATTTCGATAAATATGgataaatatcataaataaaacaaaaactttagTGGATGTTTAATAGATCGTGAAAGCTGTTGACCTCCcctttttttagttattactactatttttttttttttaaacgagaCATCGTTTTCGAATACAAGATAATAGAAACGAGATTACTACACTACTACATTAGTATACTATCATAGTTACTactatattatatgcatcataTAAGTTTCCCTATTACAACTGATTTTCCCAAACGAAACAAAAATGTCGATGTCTCTGAAGAAATGGACATTAATTAGTTTGTGAGAAAAGTAACTCCATTGCTTAAATTGTCATATGATTCGTCAACGTTAGATTACAGCATCATCTCCACCCAACATCAAATCCTCAAATTTTGAGGTTTTGAACGGTGACACCTCAAATTTGAGGTTTTACTATTCAAAACCTCAAAACtactatttattttctttttagtcTTTACAACTATTTACTTTCAAATATATCTACTAActttatttagaatattttaaatacaccaaacaaaataaaatagaataaatattacataacattaaaataaaattcacaaaataaaaaattacattaattaaatctcacacaaaataaaattcacacaaagagaaaaatattaaataaagctcacacaaaaataaatgcattaaacaaatttaacataaattatagcaaattacataatataatttctaaaatttgtgtgtatgtgtgttgttttactatatatgtcatttgtattatttttattatataatattgtaatattGTGCGttgtataatatttaaaagtatgttttatatgtatttgtaaagttttattcttatttagtaacttttgttaatgtcaAATACTATAATgcaaaacaataaattttaaagatttttaaaaatttatggttGGAGTAACTACTACTCAAATCTTTATTTTGAGGTTTTGCTTTCTTTAGAACGAGGtcttgggttggagatgctcttagtagAAACTTACACTGCATCTGAGACACGTGGCGTTACTGTGGGACCAATTCAGACAAAGAGAAGAGTCACCACCACCTCATTCAGCTGGGCCGGCTTGTAGGTCCCACCTCATAATCTCGGTCCCATGGCTCCCACTTGTAAcgagactctctctctctctctctctatctctcacCAAGTCTTGTGCATCTATATAAGCCACCTCTTGGTCACCGCATTCCTCCCACACTATCTCTCTCGTCTCTTCGAACACTGCAAAACAACCAAATCAATTATTCGAATAATTCTCGTTCCTTCTCctctgttttatatttttttttataaaatggtgaGCCAAAACGTCGTCGTACCAGACGCCACGACGGGAATCATAACCGTCTCCACCGTCTCTAACTCCTCCGTATTTACTCCTTCCGCTCAAAACCACCGACTGCTCCCGGTCATATCTCAATTTCCAAGAAGAAACTACTCAAAAGCCTCGAGATCAGTGGCGACCAAAGTCAGAGACTCAACTCTTGGGTTGACTCCATGAGAGCTTCTTCTCCTACTCATCTCAAATCACTCCCTTCCCTTTCCTCACAAGAAGAGCTCAATTCTTGGATGGTAAGCTCCATGATCAATCACACGCTTTTTTCAGACaaactctgttttcttttttctttttttccttagaTGGTGCTAAAGTTTTATTGCTTTCTTGTGTTTAATCTCT
This Brassica napus cultivar Da-Ae unplaced genomic scaffold, Da-Ae ScsIHWf_2514;HRSCAF=3250, whole genome shotgun sequence DNA region includes the following protein-coding sequences:
- the LOC125601287 gene encoding uncharacterized protein LOC125601287, with the translated sequence MSSSRVFIDKDIQPTIDYFNWLTSNPEIENRVNADEVTRVETMTIGQIFAYIKQEYAKEASFNCIATIDDVERDSAWYYIACSGCQTKATRGPSSGLYLAKISVYDNNDQAVFVLLGDAGTELTGKQAANQELGAGHQMPAPQALIDTIGQTHKFRVKVSNLNFSGKIQAITVTKVVSPEILPPVPTQTEIPLDAEDEVALATASVVAGSGINADDGNESSSKRDESQETKRPKHGN